Proteins encoded by one window of Rubinisphaera margarita:
- a CDS encoding DUF1501 domain-containing protein encodes MQPAIDYFKLAQRRQFFASSGLSLGGLAYAMLSGSSTAAAVESTGQVHPPLPGLPHFAPRAKRLIYLHMNGAPSQLDLFDYKPGLEEHYDKDLPDSIRNGQRITTMTSGQARFPVAPSKFAFKPRGQSGILMSELVPHMHEIADDITMIKSVHTEAINHDPACTFVMTGSEIPGKPSLGSWLSYGLGSESNDLPAFVVFTPTFPAGSQAQALFTRMWSSGFLPTSHNGVALRGTGDPVLFIRNPPGVSGEDRRKMLDALGQLNAATHARLGDPETQTRIAQYEMAFRMQTSVPELTDLGSESKETLEMYGPNVGKMGTYASSAILARRLIERGVRVVQILHRGWDQHNNLPKLISNQCEDVDQPTAALIKDLKQRGLLEDTLVVFGGEFGRTVYSQGTLTKENYGRDHHPRNFCMWMAGGGVRKGLTYGETDDFSYNVVENPVHLNDLNATILHCMGIDDRRLSFRFQGLDQRLTGVETPKVVHDVLA; translated from the coding sequence ATGCAACCTGCCATCGACTACTTCAAGCTGGCACAGCGACGCCAGTTCTTCGCCTCTAGCGGCCTCAGCCTCGGCGGTCTCGCTTACGCGATGCTGTCTGGCTCGTCGACCGCCGCTGCGGTAGAAAGTACCGGTCAAGTCCATCCGCCTCTACCGGGACTGCCGCACTTCGCCCCTCGTGCGAAAAGACTGATCTATCTGCACATGAATGGGGCTCCCTCGCAGCTGGACCTGTTCGACTACAAGCCGGGATTGGAGGAGCACTACGACAAGGATCTGCCTGATTCGATCCGCAACGGACAACGTATCACCACGATGACTTCCGGCCAGGCGAGATTCCCGGTCGCCCCTTCGAAATTCGCGTTCAAGCCTCGTGGACAAAGCGGCATCCTGATGAGCGAACTGGTGCCGCACATGCACGAGATCGCCGATGACATCACGATGATCAAGTCGGTGCATACCGAAGCCATCAATCACGATCCCGCCTGCACGTTCGTGATGACCGGCAGCGAGATTCCGGGAAAGCCGAGCCTCGGCTCCTGGTTGAGTTATGGCCTCGGCAGCGAGAGTAACGACCTTCCCGCCTTCGTCGTGTTCACGCCGACCTTTCCGGCAGGAAGCCAGGCCCAGGCGCTCTTCACGCGGATGTGGAGCAGCGGATTTCTTCCAACGTCGCACAATGGCGTCGCTCTGCGAGGCACCGGCGATCCTGTCCTCTTCATTCGCAACCCACCCGGCGTAAGTGGCGAGGATCGCCGTAAAATGCTCGATGCTCTGGGACAATTGAACGCGGCCACACATGCGCGATTAGGAGATCCGGAAACACAGACGCGAATCGCCCAGTACGAAATGGCGTTCCGCATGCAGACCAGCGTTCCCGAACTGACCGATCTTGGAAGCGAATCGAAGGAAACGCTCGAAATGTATGGCCCGAACGTAGGAAAAATGGGGACGTACGCTTCGAGCGCGATTCTGGCCCGACGACTGATCGAACGTGGTGTTCGAGTTGTTCAGATTCTGCATCGTGGCTGGGATCAGCATAACAATCTGCCGAAGCTGATCAGCAATCAATGCGAAGACGTCGATCAGCCGACTGCGGCCCTTATTAAAGACCTCAAACAGCGAGGTCTGCTTGAAGATACGCTCGTCGTTTTCGGCGGCGAATTCGGCCGCACGGTCTATTCACAAGGGACGCTGACGAAAGAGAATTACGGACGCGATCACCACCCGCGCAATTTCTGCATGTGGATGGCGGGAGGCGGCGTGCGGAAAGGACTCACCTACGGCGAGACCGACGACTTCAGCTACAACGTCGTCGAGAACCCGGTCCACCTGAATGATCTCAATGCGACCATCCTGCATTGCATGGGGATCGACGATCGCCGTCTGAGCTTCCGCTTCCAGGGACTCGACCAGCGACTGACCGGCGTGGAAACACCTAAAGTGGTTCACGACGTTCTTGCTTGA
- a CDS encoding dienelactone hydrolase family protein — protein sequence MTGDLASEMVDGIDRFLRDEIDASIADRANHWSYDFSSTDAFNQSIVENRQRLAYILGVREQREKFDAPELLATTSRPALVAETDTVDVFAIRWPVLKGIHGEGLLLVPRDGKVSANVVVVPDADQTPEQIAGLSPGLESQSQVALRLAAAGCRVIVPTLISREIEARGAPGHAKRAKVTNREYIYRAAFDLGRHVIGYELQKVFACIDWFSKDAGVDAEIGVVGYGEGGMLALYAGALDSRIDRVLVSGYFGPRERIWEEPLARNVFGRLDQFGDAELATMIWPRRCIIEHAKAPEVVLPTEGGAPGAISTPSAEEIKGEIQRAVRHEHIEFGPEESPKSFGSVLDQFFLELTVPSSENTLRILQPADAASQQERQQRQLAELIDYTQQLIPESHFVRQEFMKELETNSLTEHEARVEEYREIFRHDVIGHFDHDLLPFNARTRRTWDEPEWTGYEVMLDVFPDVFAYGVLLLPKDLPPDERRPVVVCQHGLEGRPTDLFGMEHRAYKDFASELCKNGYIVFCPQNPYLFQDRFRTLQRKSNAIGKTLFSTIVPQHQQILNWLKTQPNVDPQRIAFYGLSYGGKSAMRIPALVTDYCLSICSGDFNEWVLKNASTRHKFSYVWTGEYEIWEFDLGSTFNYAEMAALICPRPFMVERGHFDGVGDDEWVAFEYAKVRNRYQAKLGIGDRTEIEWFVGPHAINGEGTFRFLDQHLRPGR from the coding sequence ATGACCGGCGATCTCGCCTCTGAGATGGTCGACGGAATCGATCGATTTCTACGGGACGAGATTGATGCCAGTATCGCCGACAGGGCGAACCATTGGTCTTACGATTTCTCCTCGACTGATGCTTTCAATCAATCGATTGTCGAGAATCGTCAACGCCTCGCTTACATCCTGGGGGTTCGCGAACAGCGCGAGAAGTTCGATGCCCCCGAACTTCTCGCAACGACGTCTCGACCGGCACTCGTCGCTGAAACAGATACTGTCGACGTCTTCGCAATCCGCTGGCCGGTCCTGAAGGGGATTCATGGAGAAGGCCTTCTGCTGGTCCCCAGAGATGGCAAAGTCTCAGCGAACGTTGTCGTTGTTCCCGATGCCGATCAGACGCCGGAGCAGATCGCGGGACTCTCGCCAGGTCTCGAGTCACAGTCCCAAGTCGCATTGCGACTGGCCGCTGCTGGGTGTCGGGTGATCGTCCCGACGCTGATCAGCCGTGAGATAGAAGCCCGAGGAGCTCCCGGGCATGCGAAGCGGGCGAAAGTTACGAATCGAGAGTATATCTACCGAGCCGCGTTTGATCTGGGACGCCATGTCATCGGTTATGAACTGCAGAAGGTGTTCGCCTGCATCGACTGGTTTTCGAAGGACGCCGGCGTTGACGCGGAAATCGGTGTGGTCGGTTATGGCGAAGGAGGGATGCTTGCACTCTATGCGGGGGCCCTCGACTCGCGAATCGACCGGGTGCTGGTTAGCGGCTACTTCGGACCACGTGAGCGGATCTGGGAGGAGCCACTCGCTCGCAATGTGTTCGGGCGTCTCGATCAGTTCGGCGACGCGGAACTCGCCACAATGATCTGGCCACGGCGTTGCATCATTGAGCACGCGAAGGCTCCCGAGGTTGTTCTCCCGACGGAAGGCGGAGCTCCCGGAGCGATCTCCACACCATCGGCCGAAGAAATCAAGGGAGAGATTCAGAGGGCGGTTCGACACGAACACATCGAATTTGGGCCGGAAGAGTCTCCGAAGTCATTTGGTTCGGTGTTGGACCAGTTCTTCCTCGAATTGACGGTCCCTTCGAGCGAGAACACTCTACGAATTCTGCAGCCAGCGGATGCGGCATCGCAGCAGGAGCGTCAGCAACGCCAACTCGCCGAGTTGATCGACTACACCCAGCAGCTCATTCCAGAGAGCCATTTCGTTCGTCAGGAGTTCATGAAAGAGCTGGAAACGAACTCGCTGACGGAGCATGAAGCCAGAGTCGAAGAGTATCGCGAGATTTTTCGACACGATGTGATCGGTCACTTTGACCATGACCTGCTGCCGTTCAATGCGCGAACCCGCCGGACCTGGGACGAGCCGGAATGGACGGGCTATGAAGTGATGCTCGACGTCTTCCCCGATGTCTTCGCGTACGGGGTGTTACTGCTTCCCAAGGATCTCCCGCCAGACGAGCGTCGTCCGGTCGTCGTGTGTCAGCATGGGCTCGAAGGGCGACCGACTGATCTGTTTGGCATGGAGCATCGAGCCTATAAGGACTTCGCTTCCGAACTCTGCAAGAACGGCTATATCGTTTTCTGTCCCCAGAACCCGTACCTCTTCCAGGATCGCTTTCGGACTCTGCAGCGGAAATCGAATGCGATCGGGAAGACGCTTTTCTCGACCATCGTGCCGCAACATCAGCAGATTCTGAACTGGCTGAAGACGCAGCCGAATGTCGATCCTCAGCGAATCGCCTTCTATGGTCTCAGCTATGGCGGAAAGTCGGCCATGCGGATTCCGGCTCTGGTGACCGACTATTGTCTGTCGATCTGCTCCGGCGACTTCAACGAATGGGTTCTAAAGAACGCCAGCACACGGCACAAGTTCAGCTATGTCTGGACCGGCGAGTACGAGATCTGGGAGTTTGATCTGGGAAGTACCTTCAACTACGCCGAGATGGCCGCCCTCATTTGCCCGCGTCCATTCATGGTCGAACGGGGCCATTTCGATGGTGTCGGCGACGACGAGTGGGTCGCCTTTGAGTATGCCAAGGTTCGCAACCGCTATCAGGCGAAACTCGGCATCGGTGATCGCACCGAGATCGAATGGTTCGTCGGCCCGCACGCCATTAACGGGGAGGGGACATTCCGTTTCCTCGACCAGCATCTGCGGCCCGGGCGATAG
- a CDS encoding Gfo/Idh/MocA family protein → MAQLSRRSFLQKSAVGGLFMGLSAKSYRATFAAVPPSEQVRIGMIGVGNQGGPKNNMKYFLNNIVALCDLDQNYLGEAAGFLDQQIGRKAVMTDDYRRLLDSRDIDAVVVTVPDQWHALMTIEACQAGKDVYCEKPLTLVVNEGKPMIAAARKHKRVVQTGTMQRSGEEFKLAVRLVQEGLLGKISSVNVTLPGPNWIARAGKPVPDSAPPEGFDFNRWLGPAPLRPYNQNRVHYLFRFFWDYSGGQQTNFGAHHLDIAQWGLGMDDSGPVTVEGSAVYNPDGWYETPDSTDIVYTYSNGVRLNCRQKPGTPSKEQGTEFVGEKGSLFVYRGGLIANPPELLKEVEVPRIVNSDANFAHVQNFIDCIKSRETPAADISIGHRSATVCHLGNIAVRTNKKINWDPHSETIVGDTEASEWLTKEYRKPWTLA, encoded by the coding sequence ATGGCTCAACTGTCTCGTCGCTCGTTCCTGCAGAAGTCAGCCGTCGGTGGATTGTTCATGGGGCTCTCGGCAAAGAGTTATCGGGCCACCTTTGCCGCGGTTCCGCCCAGCGAACAGGTCCGGATCGGCATGATTGGGGTCGGGAACCAGGGTGGCCCGAAGAACAATATGAAGTACTTCCTGAACAACATCGTGGCGCTCTGCGATCTTGATCAGAATTATCTGGGGGAAGCGGCTGGCTTCCTCGATCAGCAGATCGGCCGGAAGGCGGTCATGACCGACGACTATCGCCGTCTCCTCGATTCCAGAGACATCGACGCCGTTGTTGTGACTGTTCCTGATCAATGGCATGCTTTGATGACGATCGAGGCCTGTCAGGCGGGGAAGGATGTTTATTGCGAGAAGCCGCTGACACTCGTCGTCAACGAAGGCAAACCGATGATCGCGGCGGCCCGTAAGCACAAACGAGTTGTGCAGACGGGGACGATGCAGCGAAGTGGCGAGGAGTTCAAACTTGCCGTCAGGCTGGTCCAGGAAGGTCTTCTTGGCAAGATTTCTTCGGTAAACGTTACACTACCGGGGCCGAACTGGATTGCCCGGGCTGGTAAGCCAGTGCCTGACAGTGCACCGCCGGAGGGGTTCGATTTCAATCGCTGGCTGGGTCCGGCTCCACTGCGTCCTTACAACCAGAATCGCGTCCACTACCTGTTCCGTTTCTTCTGGGACTACAGCGGAGGGCAGCAGACCAACTTTGGCGCCCATCATCTCGACATCGCCCAATGGGGCCTGGGGATGGACGACAGCGGTCCGGTGACCGTCGAAGGCTCCGCCGTCTATAACCCGGATGGCTGGTACGAAACTCCCGACTCAACCGACATCGTCTACACCTACTCGAACGGTGTGAGGCTGAACTGTCGTCAGAAGCCGGGGACGCCCAGCAAGGAGCAGGGGACTGAGTTTGTCGGAGAGAAAGGCAGTCTGTTCGTCTACCGTGGCGGACTCATTGCCAACCCGCCGGAACTGCTGAAGGAGGTCGAGGTTCCCAGGATCGTGAACTCCGACGCGAACTTCGCGCACGTCCAGAACTTCATCGACTGCATCAAGTCCCGCGAAACGCCGGCGGCTGATATCAGCATCGGGCACCGCTCGGCAACGGTCTGCCACCTCGGCAATATCGCCGTACGCACCAACAAGAAGATCAACTGGGATCCGCACAGCGAAACTATCGTTGGCGATACCGAAGCATCTGAATGGCTGACGAAGGAGTACCGCAAACCGTGGACTCTGGCCTGA
- a CDS encoding DUF1559 domain-containing protein, whose translation MLLSQQRRTAFTLIELLVVIAIIAILVALLLPAVQQAREAARRSSCKNKMKQIGLALHNYHDTFSVFPPGQIGAGDCDSSGTAPNVAMNLNGLVMLLPGLEYGNLYDQLDFNRAFHTKVQSSIPLASGEATTNAALIDRDLDIFICPSDPGPTSQTLSSSYDPPNQSKKHRTNYDFSTYRNSYQNCNYWVERSNSLKAMFEDGSRCRIRDVTDGTTNTAMVLETRQACCGNGQNANWGARGWVQVGLSLSSAPPNLTVRSGVDHKPNLGDWGWTGSYHDGGMQMVLADGSVRFLSENVAGSIRSSLERIADGTVIGEF comes from the coding sequence ATGTTGCTTTCTCAGCAGCGGCGCACTGCTTTCACACTGATCGAACTGCTTGTGGTGATCGCGATCATCGCGATTCTGGTCGCACTACTGCTTCCAGCGGTTCAGCAGGCCCGGGAAGCCGCCCGGAGAAGTTCCTGCAAGAACAAGATGAAACAGATCGGTCTGGCTCTCCACAACTATCACGACACATTCAGCGTCTTCCCTCCCGGGCAGATTGGCGCAGGGGACTGCGACTCTTCGGGCACCGCTCCCAATGTGGCCATGAATCTCAATGGTCTTGTCATGCTGCTTCCGGGGCTGGAGTACGGAAACCTTTACGATCAGCTCGACTTCAACCGCGCTTTCCACACAAAGGTGCAAAGCAGTATTCCGCTCGCCAGTGGAGAAGCAACGACCAACGCGGCATTGATCGACCGGGACCTCGACATCTTCATCTGCCCGTCGGACCCCGGCCCCACGAGCCAGACGTTATCGAGCTCCTATGATCCCCCGAATCAGAGTAAGAAGCACAGGACCAATTACGACTTCAGCACTTATCGAAACTCCTATCAGAACTGCAACTACTGGGTCGAACGCTCAAACTCGCTCAAAGCGATGTTCGAAGACGGTAGCCGTTGCCGCATTCGTGATGTGACTGACGGGACAACGAACACGGCCATGGTCCTGGAGACGCGGCAAGCCTGTTGCGGGAACGGACAGAACGCCAACTGGGGCGCCCGCGGATGGGTGCAGGTCGGACTCAGCCTCTCTTCGGCGCCACCAAACCTCACCGTACGATCGGGAGTCGATCACAAACCGAACCTGGGCGACTGGGGCTGGACCGGGAGTTATCACGACGGCGGCATGCAGATGGTTCTGGCCGATGGCAGTGTTCGCTTCCTCAGCGAAAATGTCGCCGGCAGTATCCGTTCGTCTCTGGAGCGAATCGCCGATGGAACCGTTATCGGCGAGTTCTAG
- a CDS encoding carboxypeptidase-like regulatory domain-containing protein gives MRTAPLQRILTLSIVLLAGCGTKTEVPEFAADLVSVTGKVTVNGAPLPGALITFVPAGGQSGETATSVTDEAGQYQLITARPGGVDAQATGALPGTYKVTISRLTMPDGAAVPPGTTDADAMALGAKESLPSQLSDYEKTQQQVEVEATPGFTHDFELKVKDFPAPT, from the coding sequence ATGCGGACTGCGCCCCTTCAGCGTATTCTCACCCTGTCCATCGTCCTGCTTGCCGGTTGCGGAACGAAGACGGAAGTCCCCGAGTTCGCAGCCGATCTGGTCAGTGTGACCGGCAAGGTGACCGTGAATGGTGCTCCGTTGCCGGGCGCCTTGATTACCTTCGTTCCTGCCGGAGGACAATCCGGGGAGACTGCGACCTCAGTGACGGATGAGGCTGGCCAGTATCAACTCATCACCGCTCGGCCGGGTGGCGTGGATGCCCAGGCAACGGGTGCACTCCCCGGTACATATAAGGTCACCATCAGCCGGCTCACGATGCCAGACGGGGCCGCTGTTCCGCCCGGCACGACCGATGCCGATGCAATGGCACTCGGAGCGAAGGAATCGTTGCCGTCACAGCTCAGCGACTACGAGAAGACACAACAACAGGTCGAGGTCGAGGCGACACCCGGTTTCACTCACGACTTCGAACTGAAGGTGAAGGACTTCCCTGCCCCGACCTGA
- a CDS encoding FG-GAP repeat domain-containing protein encodes MSRTMSLLLVSLLWSLPARAAEIPEFKWRKVEIDTIQIGYGVQIADVDGDGREDIVLADKETVQWYQNPDWQKHVIAEKLTERDNVCVTARDIDGDGKCEIAVGGQWNFRESLKDGAVFYLIPPEDRTQKWTPVKLYNDPSTHRMHWIRARDNEYRLAVKPLRGRGSMDGEGPGLRVLEYIRPEDPRADWKHEVICDFMHLSHNFHPVNWDDDAEEELIVAGKEGVWHFDREESEWVAERLTENFAGEIRDGRLPNGRRFIATIEPMHGSVAAAYVQPKDGVAPWVPLKVLDESLKDGHAVACADLLGVGSDQIIVGWRGMNDPGVPGIKLFTPLDDSGSSWRETRVSGEEVAVEDLKVGDLNGDGRIDIIAAARQTKNLVIFFNETSR; translated from the coding sequence ATGTCGCGTACAATGTCGCTGCTCCTGGTGTCGCTGCTGTGGTCCCTGCCAGCCCGAGCCGCCGAGATTCCCGAGTTCAAATGGCGAAAGGTTGAGATCGACACCATTCAGATCGGTTACGGCGTTCAAATCGCGGACGTGGATGGGGATGGTCGAGAAGACATCGTGCTTGCCGATAAGGAAACCGTGCAATGGTATCAGAACCCGGACTGGCAGAAGCATGTCATCGCGGAGAAGTTGACTGAGCGGGACAATGTCTGCGTGACCGCCCGCGATATTGACGGGGATGGAAAATGCGAGATCGCTGTTGGTGGACAGTGGAACTTCCGCGAAAGTCTGAAAGACGGCGCCGTCTTCTACCTGATCCCACCTGAGGATCGCACACAGAAGTGGACTCCCGTCAAACTCTACAACGATCCGAGCACGCACCGCATGCATTGGATTCGCGCTCGCGACAACGAGTATCGGCTGGCGGTTAAGCCGCTACGGGGACGGGGCAGCATGGATGGCGAAGGCCCGGGGCTGCGGGTTCTAGAATATATCAGGCCCGAGGATCCGCGAGCCGACTGGAAGCACGAGGTCATCTGCGATTTCATGCACCTGTCTCACAACTTTCATCCGGTCAACTGGGACGATGACGCGGAAGAAGAGCTGATCGTCGCAGGGAAGGAGGGGGTCTGGCATTTCGATCGCGAAGAAAGCGAGTGGGTAGCCGAGCGTCTCACGGAGAACTTTGCCGGCGAGATTCGCGATGGGCGACTTCCGAACGGTCGAAGATTCATTGCCACGATTGAACCGATGCACGGATCGGTCGCCGCCGCTTATGTTCAACCGAAAGACGGGGTCGCTCCCTGGGTCCCGCTGAAAGTGCTCGATGAATCCCTGAAAGACGGTCACGCTGTCGCATGTGCCGATCTGCTCGGCGTCGGTTCGGATCAGATCATCGTTGGCTGGCGTGGAATGAACGATCCCGGCGTGCCGGGCATCAAGTTGTTTACTCCGCTGGACGACAGCGGAAGTTCCTGGCGCGAGACTCGCGTCTCAGGAGAAGAAGTCGCCGTCGAAGACCTGAAGGTTGGCGATCTGAACGGAGACGGCCGCATTGATATTATCGCCGCGGCCCGTCAGACGAAGAATCTGGTCATCTTCTTTAACGAAACCTCTCGCTGA